A genomic segment from Chanos chanos chromosome 2, fChaCha1.1, whole genome shotgun sequence encodes:
- the LOC115804975 gene encoding magnesium transporter NIPA2 translates to MNADVVTRFDFYIGLSLAVSSSIFIGGSFILKKKGLLRLATKGSMRAGQGGYAYLKEWLWWAGLISMGIGEAANFAAYAFAPATLVTPLGALSVLVSAVLSSYFLNERLNIHGKIGCLLCILGSTVMVIHAPQEEEVASLTVMAEKLKDPGFIAFAVCIVVGSMVLIIFIAPRYGQKNVLVYILICSVIGSLSVSCVKGLGIGIKELFAGTAVLRDPLFWALLVCLVVCVSLQISYLNKALDIFNTSIVTPIYYVFFTTSVMACSAILFKEWLRMSTDGAVGTVSGFLTIITGIFLLHAFKDLTFTLDSLPLYLRQDFQGSTWAQPYTALPRDDNLSGAECKLVSSNGAKNENRMRASPQSAFWMKNGTVIT, encoded by the exons ATGAATGCAGACGTCGTTACCCGCTTCGATTTCTATATTGGGCTGTCACTAGCTGTAAGTTCCAGTATTTTCATTGGTGGAAGCTTCATTCTGAAGAAAAAAGGCCTGTTACGATTGGCTACCAAAGGCTCTATGAGGGCGG gTCAAGGGGGATATGCATACCTAAAGGAATGGCTATGGTGGGCAGGGCTTATATCAA TGGGAATAGGAGAGGCAGCAAATTTTGCAGCTTATGCCTTTGCACCTGCAACATTAGTGACGCCACTGGGGGCACTAAGTGTCCTAGTAAG TGCAGTGCTCTCCTCTTATTTCCTAAATGAGCGGCTCAATATCCATGGGAAGATTGGCTGCCTGCTGTGCATCCTGGGATCCACAGTGATGGTGATTCATGCCCCTCAGGAAGAGGAGGTAGCCTCACTAACCGTCATGGCAGAGAAGCTTAAAGACCCAG gATTCATTGCTTTTGCTGTGTGCATTGTGGTGGGCAGTATGGTTTTGATAATATTCATAGCTCCTCGTTATGGCCAGAAGAACGTTCTGGTTTACATCCTGATTTGCTCAGTGAttggctctctgtctgtgtcctgtgtgaagGGCCTTGGCATTGGCATCAAAGAGCTTTTTGCTGGGACAGCTGTCCTTAGGGACCCTCTGTTCTGGGCCTTACTTGTGTGTCTAGTGGTTTGTGTCAGCCTCCAGATAAGCTACCTTAACAAGGCTCTCGATATTTTCAACACGTCCATCGTCACGCCAATCTACTATGTCTTTTTCACCACCTCAGTCATGGCCTGTTCGGCCATTTTGTTCAAAGAGTGGTTACGTATGTCCACGGATGGCGCAGTGGGAACTGTTAGCGGGTTTTTGACCATCATTACGGGCATCTTCCTCCTACATGCCTTTAAAGATCTCACTTTTACCTTGGACTCACTCCCGCTCTACCTGCGACAAGATTTTCAGGGTAGCACTTGGGCCCAGCCTTACACGGCTTTGCCCAGGGATGACAACTTGTCAGGGGCTGAGTGCAAACTGGTCAGCAGCAATGGAGCAAAGAATGAGAACAGAATGAGGGCATCCCCTCAGAGTGCCTTTTGGATGAAAAATGGCACTGTTATTACTtag